The proteins below come from a single Actinomycetota bacterium genomic window:
- the ychF gene encoding redox-regulated ATPase YchF, translating to MALTIGIVGLPNVGKSTLFNALTKNDVLAANYPFATIEPNTGVVGVPDARLARLAALFGSARVVPATVTFVDIAGIVRGASEGQGLGNKFLSHIRESDAICQVIRAFTDPDVVHVDGKVSPPDDIETINTELILADLQTLEKAIPRLQKEARLVKEKAVVLAAAERAREVLDAGRTVFGAGLDPEPLRELFLLTAKPFLYAFNLDDDELGDDELRSRLAALVAPAEAVFLDAKLESELVELPDEEALELLESVGQHESGIAALARVGFHTLGLQTYLTAGPKESRAWTIPTGATAPQAAGVIHTDFQRGFIKAEVVSYDDLIEAGSMAEAKARGKVRVEGKDYVMADGDVVEFRFNV from the coding sequence GTGGCGCTCACCATCGGCATCGTCGGCCTGCCGAACGTCGGCAAGTCGACGCTGTTCAATGCCCTGACCAAGAACGACGTGCTGGCCGCGAACTACCCGTTCGCCACCATCGAACCGAACACCGGGGTGGTCGGCGTACCGGATGCCCGGCTGGCGCGGCTCGCGGCGCTGTTCGGCTCTGCGCGCGTGGTCCCGGCGACGGTGACGTTCGTGGACATCGCCGGGATCGTCCGTGGGGCCAGCGAGGGACAGGGGCTGGGTAACAAGTTCCTGTCACACATCCGCGAGTCCGACGCGATCTGCCAGGTCATCCGGGCCTTCACCGATCCCGATGTCGTCCACGTCGACGGCAAGGTATCCCCGCCCGACGACATCGAGACGATCAACACCGAGCTGATCCTGGCCGACCTGCAGACCCTGGAGAAGGCGATCCCGCGGCTGCAGAAGGAGGCGCGGCTGGTCAAGGAGAAGGCCGTCGTGCTCGCTGCGGCCGAACGGGCACGAGAGGTCCTCGACGCCGGCCGGACCGTGTTCGGCGCCGGCCTGGATCCGGAGCCGCTGCGAGAGCTGTTCCTGCTGACGGCCAAGCCTTTCCTGTATGCGTTCAACCTCGATGACGACGAACTCGGCGACGACGAGCTGCGGAGCCGGCTGGCGGCGCTCGTGGCTCCGGCGGAAGCGGTGTTCCTCGACGCGAAACTGGAATCCGAGCTGGTCGAGTTGCCTGACGAGGAGGCGCTGGAACTGCTGGAATCCGTCGGACAACACGAGAGCGGGATCGCCGCACTCGCCCGGGTCGGATTCCACACGCTGGGACTGCAGACGTATTTGACCGCTGGCCCCAAGGAATCCCGGGCGTGGACCATCCCCACGGGAGCGACTGCACCGCAGGCCGCCGGGGTGATCCATACAGACTTCCAACGGGGATTCATCAAGGCCGAGGTCGTGTCGTACGACGATCTCATCGAGGCCGGGTCGATGGCCGAGGCGAAGGCGCGCGGCAAGGTCCGGGTCGAGGGCAAGGACTACGTCATGGCCGACGGCGACGTCGTGGAGTTCCGCTTCAACGTCTAG
- a CDS encoding DNA recombination protein RmuC, whose product MDPFAVIAVIVVGVLAYAAGLYVGRGAARSSRAEFARLAAESLRANNDQFLALAETRMRATQDHAAAELAQREHAVGQLVAPLQEALAKVEQTLGSMEHTRISSQASLIEQLGAARRASESLESQTRALVTALRAPQSRGQWGEMQLRRVVEVAGMVEHCDFDEQSTLRTADGSRRPDLVVHLSGDRHVVVDAKVSLSAFLEAAATSDPDVHRERMQAHARHLRNHVDDLAGQDYGAQLPGAAEFVVLFVPGEAFLAPALEHDPGLLEYAASRRIVLATPTILITMLRTVALSWRQDAVSRHATEVLELSRQIYDRLATLAGHVDKLGRSVGRVVQDYNAALGSLEGRVLVTARRLATLKVVDAPLDSPAPVDVAPRPVTAPEFLAMGYDEDEDDDWLAGGLLGGGQPAAQRQRAGPAA is encoded by the coding sequence ATGGATCCGTTCGCCGTGATCGCGGTCATCGTCGTCGGTGTGTTGGCGTACGCCGCCGGGCTGTACGTCGGTCGCGGCGCCGCCCGGAGCAGCCGAGCCGAGTTCGCTCGGCTGGCCGCGGAGTCCCTTCGGGCCAACAACGACCAGTTCCTCGCGCTCGCCGAGACCCGGATGCGGGCCACGCAGGACCACGCCGCTGCGGAACTGGCGCAACGGGAGCACGCAGTCGGGCAGCTCGTGGCACCCCTCCAGGAGGCCTTGGCGAAGGTCGAGCAGACCCTGGGATCGATGGAGCACACGCGGATCTCGAGCCAGGCGAGCCTCATTGAGCAGCTCGGTGCCGCGCGCCGCGCGTCGGAATCGCTGGAGAGCCAGACCCGCGCCCTGGTCACTGCCCTCCGCGCGCCACAGAGCCGTGGTCAATGGGGCGAGATGCAGCTGCGCCGAGTGGTCGAGGTCGCCGGGATGGTGGAGCACTGCGACTTCGATGAGCAGTCGACGCTGCGGACCGCCGACGGCAGCCGTCGGCCGGACCTGGTCGTCCACCTGTCCGGCGATCGCCATGTCGTGGTCGACGCCAAGGTCTCGCTGTCGGCCTTCCTCGAAGCGGCGGCGACGTCGGACCCTGACGTCCACCGCGAACGGATGCAGGCGCACGCCCGGCATCTGCGCAACCACGTCGACGACTTGGCGGGCCAGGACTATGGGGCCCAGCTGCCGGGCGCCGCGGAATTCGTCGTGTTGTTCGTGCCCGGTGAAGCGTTCCTCGCGCCAGCACTCGAACACGACCCCGGGCTGCTGGAGTACGCCGCCAGCCGCCGCATCGTGCTGGCCACGCCCACCATCCTCATCACGATGCTGCGCACGGTCGCCCTCAGCTGGCGGCAGGACGCCGTCTCGCGGCACGCCACGGAGGTGCTCGAGCTCAGCCGCCAGATCTACGACCGCCTCGCCACGCTGGCCGGTCACGTCGACAAGCTGGGCCGCTCGGTGGGTCGCGTCGTCCAGGACTACAACGCCGCGCTCGGTTCCCTCGAAGGCCGGGTGCTGGTGACGGCCCGTCGACTGGCCACCCTCAAGGTCGTCGACGCGCCACTGGACTCCCCCGCGCCGGTCGACGTCGCGCCCCGGCCGGTGACCGCGCCCGAGTTCCTGGCCATGGGATACGACGAGGACGAGGACGACGACTGGCTCGCCGGCGGCTTGCTCGGTGGTGGCCAGCCCGCGGCGCAGCGACAGCGAGCCGGCCCGGCTGCCTGA
- a CDS encoding 4-hydroxy-3-methylbut-2-enyl diphosphate reductase — MSASVSRSVNQTVRAPGRRVSCATWPSIQTAPRRSTQSETSRAMVRTGAGCSGEVASATAARLAAATYHGPVSATRKVLLAAPRGYCAGVDRAVVTVEKALEVYGPPVYVRKQIVHNRHVVATLEAAGAIFVDETEEVPEGATVVFSAHGVAPVVHEEAKARRLRTIDATCPLVTKVHAEARRFAEEGYRILLIGHDGHEEVIGTAGEAPDHITLVDGPDQAATVEIGQDAPVAWLSQTTLSVDETLQTVARLRERLPLLVDPPSDDICYATQNRQSAVKQIAPDCDVLIVVGSGNSSNSVRLVEVALEAGAGSSYRIDHAGELHDEWFATATIVGLTSGASVPETLVAGVLEWLAQRGFEDVEEVAAAEEHLAFALPPELRRDLRKAEAASS; from the coding sequence ATGTCCGCGTCCGTGTCGCGCAGCGTCAACCAGACCGTACGTGCCCCGGGACGCCGGGTCAGTTGCGCCACCTGGCCCTCGATCCAGACCGCGCCGAGGCGGTCGACCCAGTCCGAGACGAGCCGCGCGATGGTGCGAACCGGAGCCGGCTGCTCGGGTGAGGTTGCCAGTGCCACGGCCGCGAGGCTAGCCGCCGCCACCTACCATGGGCCGGTGAGCGCCACGCGGAAGGTCCTGCTGGCTGCGCCCCGCGGTTACTGCGCCGGTGTGGACCGAGCGGTCGTGACGGTGGAGAAGGCGCTGGAGGTGTACGGCCCGCCTGTCTACGTGCGCAAGCAGATCGTGCACAACCGGCATGTGGTGGCCACCCTGGAGGCGGCTGGCGCGATCTTCGTCGACGAGACCGAGGAAGTGCCCGAGGGCGCGACCGTGGTGTTCTCCGCCCACGGGGTCGCTCCGGTGGTCCACGAGGAAGCCAAGGCTCGCCGGCTGCGCACCATCGACGCGACGTGCCCCCTGGTGACGAAGGTGCACGCGGAGGCCAGGCGGTTCGCGGAGGAGGGCTACCGCATCCTGCTGATCGGTCACGACGGGCATGAGGAAGTGATCGGGACAGCTGGCGAGGCGCCCGACCACATCACCCTCGTCGACGGGCCCGACCAGGCGGCCACGGTCGAGATCGGCCAGGACGCGCCGGTGGCGTGGTTGTCGCAGACCACGCTGTCGGTCGACGAGACGCTGCAGACGGTGGCCCGGCTCCGCGAACGGCTGCCGCTGCTGGTCGACCCGCCGAGCGATGACATCTGCTACGCCACACAGAACCGGCAGAGCGCGGTCAAACAGATTGCGCCCGACTGCGACGTGCTCATCGTGGTCGGTTCGGGGAACTCGTCGAACTCCGTCCGGCTGGTCGAGGTCGCGCTGGAGGCGGGGGCCGGATCGTCGTACCGGATCGATCACGCCGGTGAGTTGCACGACGAATGGTTCGCGACGGCGACAATTGTCGGCCTCACCAGCGGCGCCTCGGTGCCCGAGACGCTGGTCGCCGGCGTCCTGGAGTGGTTGGCGCAGCGGGGCTTCGAGGACGTCGAAGAAGTCGCCGCTGCGGAGGAACATCTGGCGTTCGCGCTTCCGCCGGAACTGCGCCGCGACCTACGCAAGGCCGAGGCCGCCTCGTCGTAG
- a CDS encoding exodeoxyribonuclease VII large subunit: MALATSPEQPAPVRTIARLVSDWVDRLGAVWIEGQVAQLTRRPGARTVWLTLRDTDADMSLQVVAGLLVAGSVTPPLAEGQRVVVQAKPEFWTGRGQLQLRATEIRPVGLGALLAQIEQLKAVLAAEGLFSSDRKRPIPFLPRSIGLVSGRNSAALRDVVANARQRWPAARFEVREVVVQGPQSVPAIVAALRELDTLAAVEVIVVARGGGSVEDLLPFSNETLVRAVAACQTPVVSAIGHEQDSPLLDLVADLRASTPTDAGRRVVPDVAEERRRIDDLARRASARTRGRLDAEQRWLQSTVERAVLAEPGTILQGHRHLLDQLTARAVTTLRHRLHRAEDDLTHVTARVRALSPAATLERGYAVVRRADGTVVRSAASVEADELLRIRLADGELTARPDAR, from the coding sequence GTGGCACTGGCAACCTCACCCGAGCAGCCGGCTCCGGTTCGCACCATCGCGCGGCTCGTCTCGGACTGGGTCGACCGCCTCGGCGCGGTCTGGATCGAGGGCCAGGTGGCGCAACTGACCCGGCGTCCCGGGGCACGTACGGTCTGGTTGACGCTGCGCGACACGGACGCGGACATGAGCCTGCAGGTCGTCGCCGGGCTGCTCGTGGCCGGTTCCGTCACGCCCCCGCTGGCCGAAGGTCAGCGCGTCGTGGTCCAGGCCAAGCCCGAGTTTTGGACCGGTCGTGGCCAATTGCAGTTGCGGGCCACCGAGATTCGGCCCGTCGGGCTGGGAGCTCTGCTGGCGCAGATCGAGCAACTCAAGGCCGTACTGGCTGCCGAGGGCCTGTTCAGCAGCGACCGCAAGCGCCCCATCCCCTTTCTGCCGCGGTCGATCGGTCTGGTCTCCGGCCGCAACAGTGCCGCGCTCCGCGACGTCGTCGCCAATGCGCGCCAACGCTGGCCCGCGGCGCGATTCGAGGTGCGGGAAGTCGTCGTACAGGGTCCGCAATCCGTCCCGGCGATCGTCGCCGCACTGCGGGAACTCGACACGCTGGCCGCCGTCGAGGTGATCGTCGTCGCGCGCGGCGGAGGCAGCGTCGAGGATCTCCTGCCGTTCAGCAACGAAACCCTCGTCAGGGCCGTCGCGGCGTGCCAGACACCGGTCGTGAGCGCCATCGGCCACGAACAGGACTCGCCGCTACTCGATCTGGTGGCCGATCTGCGCGCTTCCACCCCGACCGACGCCGGCCGCCGAGTTGTCCCCGACGTCGCCGAGGAGCGGCGGCGCATCGACGACCTCGCGCGCCGGGCCTCGGCACGGACCCGCGGCCGGCTCGACGCGGAACAACGCTGGTTGCAGTCGACGGTCGAGCGCGCCGTCCTCGCCGAGCCCGGCACCATCCTGCAGGGCCACCGCCACCTCCTCGACCAACTGACGGCCCGGGCCGTGACCACGCTGCGACACCGGCTCCATCGCGCCGAAGACGACCTGACCCACGTCACCGCACGGGTGCGCGCGCTGTCGCCGGCGGCGACGCTGGAACGTGGGTACGCCGTTGTACGACGGGCGGACGGGACCGTCGTCCGCTCCGCGGCCAGCGTCGAAGCCGACGAGTTACTGCGGATCAGGCTGGCCGACGGCGAACTGACGGCCCGTCCGGACGCGCGCTGA
- a CDS encoding exodeoxyribonuclease VII small subunit, whose amino-acid sequence MTRGDDATAAESASGASEDTADEFAGLGYEQARDELTTIVRALEAGGATLEESLALWERGEALAAVCRRWLDGAAARLDAAARRHATTSDTTGSDTTRGQTVGDTTAGDNTATSKRSS is encoded by the coding sequence GTGACCAGGGGCGACGATGCGACGGCAGCCGAGTCGGCATCCGGAGCGAGCGAGGACACCGCCGACGAGTTCGCCGGTCTGGGCTATGAGCAAGCCCGCGACGAGTTGACGACCATCGTGCGGGCGCTGGAGGCCGGTGGCGCGACGCTGGAGGAATCGCTCGCGCTCTGGGAACGCGGCGAGGCACTGGCCGCCGTATGCCGGCGCTGGCTCGACGGCGCTGCGGCCCGCCTGGACGCTGCCGCCCGCCGGCACGCCACCACCAGCGACACGACTGGCAGCGACACCACCCGCGGCCAGACGGTGGGCGACACGACAGCCGGCGACAACACCGCCACGAGCAAGCGGTCGTCCTGA
- a CDS encoding SDR family NAD(P)-dependent oxidoreductase, which produces MDEARYDGQVAIVTGSARGLGRAHAGLLAARGAAVVINDLGIDLAGGGRSLQPAEQAVAEIVAAGGRAVANGDDIATSAGAAAAVEQALDEFGRLDIVVNNAGIANESPLAELSYAEFENMVRVHAGGHFNVTAAAWPHFVAQGYGRVVMTTSSAIFGTPQPAYTAAKAGVYGLTRSFALLGASVGVRVNAVNPAAFTRLADVTFPVGHPRREAQQQYSADLVAPLVGWLSHRSCTVNGEVFECRAGSVARVFLGLGAGMHDPELSVESVAENIDRIMAVDEFTIPADNTAAKLWLAEQVS; this is translated from the coding sequence ATGGACGAGGCAAGGTACGACGGCCAGGTGGCCATCGTGACCGGTTCGGCCCGGGGGCTCGGCCGGGCACACGCCGGGCTGCTGGCAGCTCGGGGTGCCGCCGTCGTGATCAACGACCTGGGGATCGATCTTGCCGGTGGCGGCCGCAGCCTGCAGCCCGCCGAGCAGGCGGTGGCCGAGATCGTTGCGGCCGGCGGCAGGGCTGTGGCCAATGGGGACGACATCGCCACGTCGGCCGGCGCGGCTGCGGCGGTCGAACAGGCGCTGGACGAGTTCGGCCGGCTCGACATCGTGGTCAACAACGCCGGGATCGCCAACGAGTCGCCGCTGGCGGAGTTGTCGTACGCCGAGTTCGAGAACATGGTCCGGGTCCACGCCGGCGGGCATTTCAACGTGACGGCTGCCGCGTGGCCGCATTTCGTGGCGCAGGGTTACGGGCGGGTCGTGATGACGACATCGTCGGCGATCTTCGGTACGCCGCAACCGGCGTACACCGCGGCGAAGGCGGGGGTGTACGGGCTGACCCGGTCCTTCGCCCTGCTCGGCGCGTCGGTCGGTGTCCGGGTGAACGCGGTGAATCCGGCCGCCTTCACCCGGCTCGCCGATGTCACCTTCCCCGTGGGCCACCCGCGCCGCGAGGCCCAGCAGCAGTATTCCGCGGACCTCGTCGCGCCACTGGTCGGCTGGCTGTCGCACCGTTCGTGCACGGTCAACGGGGAGGTGTTCGAATGCCGCGCCGGCTCGGTGGCCCGGGTGTTCCTCGGTCTCGGGGCCGGGATGCACGACCCGGAGTTGTCGGTCGAGTCGGTGGCCGAGAACATCGACCGGATCATGGCGGTCGACGAGTTCACCATCCCCGCGGACAACACTGCGGCCAAGTTGTGGCTGGCTGAGCAGGTTTCCTAG
- a CDS encoding TIGR03621 family F420-dependent LLM class oxidoreductase has product MSAQETLRPFRFGMQTAHVSPSRVRRRQDWVDMVREVDDLGFDVMFVSDHVDDRIGPLAAMASAAQISDRLRLSYLVLDNDFRHPVALAQETASIDILSDGRFELGIGAGWMEKDYTALGMPFDRGGVRVGRLEESLTVLKQAWAGDPFTHDGQYYPSVNVQSPLLKPVQQPHPPIMVGGGGPRMLTIAAQHANIVNVIPQTEPRQIPGQPNHKFDDCTPEAFERKIAKVREVAGDRMPELTLAVNIFSMVLDDGKVQVDEAPTRHQLIVQAMQGTPWAYRGSVASVADQMRMYRERYGISYFIGLNYSKDAMVHVVAELAGS; this is encoded by the coding sequence ATGAGTGCCCAGGAAACGTTGCGTCCGTTCCGTTTCGGAATGCAGACCGCGCACGTGTCGCCGTCGCGTGTGCGCCGCCGGCAGGACTGGGTCGACATGGTCCGGGAAGTCGACGACCTCGGCTTCGACGTCATGTTCGTCTCCGACCACGTCGACGACCGGATCGGCCCGCTCGCCGCGATGGCATCAGCTGCCCAGATCAGTGATCGACTCCGCCTCAGCTACCTGGTGCTGGACAACGACTTCCGGCATCCGGTCGCGTTGGCCCAGGAGACCGCCTCGATCGACATCCTCTCCGACGGCCGGTTCGAGTTGGGCATCGGTGCCGGCTGGATGGAGAAGGACTACACGGCGCTCGGTATGCCGTTCGATCGTGGCGGGGTCCGGGTCGGTCGGCTGGAGGAATCGCTGACCGTCCTCAAGCAGGCCTGGGCGGGCGACCCGTTCACCCATGACGGCCAGTACTACCCGTCGGTGAACGTGCAGTCGCCCCTGCTGAAGCCGGTCCAGCAGCCGCACCCGCCGATCATGGTCGGCGGCGGCGGACCGCGAATGCTGACGATCGCGGCGCAACACGCCAATATCGTCAACGTCATCCCGCAGACCGAACCCCGGCAGATCCCCGGCCAGCCCAATCACAAGTTCGACGACTGCACGCCCGAGGCGTTCGAACGAAAGATCGCCAAGGTCCGGGAGGTGGCCGGCGACCGCATGCCCGAACTCACCCTGGCGGTCAACATCTTCAGCATGGTCCTGGACGACGGGAAGGTCCAGGTGGACGAGGCTCCCACCCGGCACCAGCTCATCGTGCAGGCGATGCAGGGCACGCCGTGGGCGTATCGCGGTTCGGTCGCATCCGTCGCCGACCAGATGCGGATGTACCGGGAACGCTACGGCATCTCGTACTTCATCGGTCTGAACTACAGCAAGGACGCCATGGTCCACGTCGTGGCCGAACTGGCGGGAAGCTGA
- a CDS encoding enoyl-CoA hydratase/isomerase family protein, whose amino-acid sequence MSQPEYANRYPTLAFERFDDGVLVMRLQDPDGTTADYAQEHHEDWAPALRDIAADRENRVVIITGTGDAFIGSHGPWRERFTTPDHHEFTARRQKMQYDYLFQIDCPVIGAVNGPSIHHSELVVLNDIVLAADHAYFTDGHVYMGEPPADGAHIFWQELLGPNRGKYFLLTGHKITAQQAQEIGFVNEVMPLDELMPRALELAHQLATFDTLALRFMRRAFVSRWQRIFRDDVGVGYGMALEVMLHVDRAFNPWEAAEGENQGEDELTKGLRSASGFTRPRASKPRSLFQGQYGEPHTTD is encoded by the coding sequence ATGTCACAACCGGAGTACGCGAATCGGTATCCGACCCTGGCCTTCGAACGTTTTGACGACGGCGTCCTGGTGATGCGGTTGCAGGATCCGGACGGGACGACCGCCGACTACGCGCAGGAGCACCACGAGGACTGGGCGCCGGCGCTGCGGGACATCGCGGCCGACCGCGAGAATCGGGTCGTCATCATCACCGGGACCGGCGACGCCTTCATCGGCTCGCACGGTCCGTGGCGCGAGCGCTTCACCACCCCCGACCACCACGAGTTCACTGCCCGGCGGCAGAAGATGCAGTACGACTACCTGTTCCAGATCGACTGCCCGGTGATCGGTGCGGTCAACGGACCGTCGATCCACCACTCCGAACTGGTGGTGCTCAACGACATCGTGCTGGCCGCCGACCACGCGTACTTCACCGACGGCCACGTCTACATGGGCGAGCCGCCGGCCGACGGCGCCCATATCTTCTGGCAGGAACTGCTCGGCCCCAATCGTGGCAAGTACTTCCTGCTGACCGGCCACAAGATCACCGCCCAGCAGGCGCAGGAGATCGGCTTCGTCAACGAGGTCATGCCGCTGGACGAGCTGATGCCGCGCGCGCTGGAGTTGGCGCACCAGCTGGCGACGTTCGACACGCTGGCCCTGCGGTTCATGCGTCGGGCATTCGTCTCGCGCTGGCAGCGAATCTTCCGCGACGACGTCGGAGTCGGATATGGCATGGCCCTGGAGGTCATGCTGCACGTCGACCGGGCGTTCAATCCCTGGGAAGCCGCCGAGGGCGAGAATCAGGGCGAGGACGAACTGACCAAGGGTCTGCGCAGCGCATCCGGTTTCACCCGTCCCCGTGCCTCCAAGCCGCGCAGCCTCTTCCAGGGTCAGTACGGCGAACCGCACACGACGGACTGA
- a CDS encoding DUF4245 domain-containing protein: MGVMAAARRRSLAQNLRDMVLSMVVVVLICLVVVAVAGRAQPTPTTRVDYQPVLIRARAAADFPVLAPVVSPADWTPTSARYEPLPDLPGVPVWQVGWVTAGEQYVGLSQARTTDRRFLAERTRDGRRVGVVTLGSTAWERWENAEAGERSLVCTTDGVTTVVTGTVDWTVLEPFATSLQGG; the protein is encoded by the coding sequence ATGGGGGTCATGGCAGCAGCCCGGCGCCGGAGCCTGGCGCAGAACCTGCGCGACATGGTGCTGTCCATGGTCGTCGTCGTCCTCATCTGCCTGGTGGTCGTCGCTGTCGCCGGCCGCGCCCAGCCGACCCCGACCACCCGGGTCGACTATCAGCCGGTCCTGATCCGGGCCCGGGCGGCCGCGGACTTCCCGGTCCTGGCTCCGGTCGTCAGCCCAGCGGACTGGACGCCCACGAGCGCCCGGTACGAGCCGCTGCCGGACCTGCCGGGGGTCCCGGTGTGGCAGGTCGGGTGGGTCACCGCGGGCGAGCAGTACGTCGGGCTGTCCCAGGCGCGCACCACCGACCGGCGGTTCCTGGCCGAACGGACCCGTGACGGCCGCCGGGTCGGCGTGGTGACCCTCGGATCGACGGCGTGGGAACGCTGGGAGAACGCCGAGGCCGGCGAGCGCTCGCTGGTCTGCACCACCGATGGAGTGACCACGGTGGTCACCGGGACGGTCGACTGGACCGTTCTGGAACCTTTCGCCACCTCGCTGCAGGGCGGCTGA
- the glpX gene encoding class II fructose-bisphosphatase, whose protein sequence is MTPSKAAVREAPDRNLALELVRVTEAAAMSAARWVGRGDKNGADGAAVNAMRALVGSVSMNGVVVIGEGEKDAAPMLFNGERVGDGTGPECDVAVDPIDGTTLAAKGMPNAISVIAVAERGAMYDPSAVFYMEKLVTGPLAADLVDITAPVKTNLRRIAKAKGERIADLTVCVLDRPRHEGLVRNIRQAGARIKFISDGDVAGAIMAARDGTGVDLLIGIGGTPEGVIAAAAITCLGGTIQAKLWPRDDDERRKALDAGHDLDQVLLTDDLVTGDNIFFCATGITDGELVRGVRYSGTQARTHSIVMRSKSGTIREIKSEHRLDKLGLYSAVDFDGGA, encoded by the coding sequence ATGACACCGAGCAAAGCGGCCGTTCGGGAAGCGCCCGACCGCAACCTGGCCCTTGAACTGGTCCGGGTGACCGAAGCCGCCGCCATGTCTGCTGCCCGTTGGGTGGGTCGCGGCGACAAGAACGGCGCTGACGGGGCCGCGGTGAACGCGATGCGGGCGCTGGTCGGCAGTGTGTCGATGAACGGCGTCGTGGTCATCGGAGAGGGAGAGAAGGACGCGGCTCCCATGCTGTTCAACGGCGAGCGCGTCGGCGACGGCACCGGACCGGAGTGCGACGTCGCAGTCGACCCGATCGACGGGACGACGCTGGCAGCCAAGGGCATGCCCAACGCGATCTCGGTGATCGCCGTCGCCGAGCGGGGCGCGATGTACGACCCGAGCGCGGTCTTCTACATGGAGAAGCTGGTGACCGGGCCGCTGGCGGCGGACCTCGTCGACATCACCGCGCCGGTCAAGACCAACCTGCGCCGGATCGCCAAGGCCAAGGGCGAGCGCATCGCCGACCTGACCGTCTGCGTCCTGGACCGGCCCCGGCACGAGGGCCTGGTCCGCAACATCCGGCAGGCCGGCGCACGCATCAAGTTCATCAGCGACGGCGACGTCGCCGGCGCGATCATGGCCGCCCGCGACGGCACGGGCGTCGACCTGCTGATCGGCATCGGCGGTACGCCTGAAGGGGTCATCGCGGCGGCGGCGATCACCTGCCTCGGCGGGACCATCCAGGCCAAGCTGTGGCCCCGCGACGACGACGAGCGCCGCAAGGCACTGGACGCCGGTCACGACCTGGACCAGGTGCTGCTCACCGACGACCTGGTGACCGGCGACAACATCTTCTTCTGCGCGACCGGCATCACCGACGGCGAGTTGGTCCGCGGTGTGCGCTACAGCGGCACCCAGGCCCGTACTCATTCGATTGTCATGCGCAGCAAGAGCGGGACGATCCGTGAGATCAAGAGCGAGCACCGGCTGGACAAGCTCGGCCTGTACTCCGCGGTGGATTTCGACGGCGGAGCCTGA